One Verrucomicrobiota bacterium genomic region harbors:
- a CDS encoding Na-K-Cl cotransporter: MKQEIPKVIANEPVKFGTFSGVFVPNVLTILGVILFMRSGWVVGQAGVYNTLIILVLANSITLLTSLSLSAIATNTKVGGGGAYFLISRSLGLEVGGSIGVPLFLAQAVSVAFYIIGFTESITPFFPEIDTRLIAMTILAIIFLIAWASSDLAVKAQNVILIVLALSLLSFFLGFKPGNFLSENWSASYAPGFEFWTVFAIFFPAVTGVMAGASMSGDLKDPSKSIPIGTIGAVVVTFIIYAAQIFWLGKSAPRADLVGNTLIMNEISVFGPLIYAGLWAATISSAIASLLGAPRTLQALAMDGVFPRILAKKSGPKNEPRIALVVSVALAAACILIGDLNLIAPIISMFFLATYGMVNLVAGIERWVANPSFRPSFKVPWIFSMVGGLGCLVVMFLLSPWATIAAIILMLGLYIFLTTRQYQTAFGDTWSGFWFSLVRFGLLKFYKSRQHMRNWRPVILVLSGNPRVRTKLVEFASLFESKRGFMFLAQILTGDWTKSIARRNSAKESIENFIMDEQLSAEAIVLSVEDFEHGVSAIIQTCGVGPLVPNIVMVGWSEDTIKHALFRRTVQRILELQTSLLLFVEAEKEDNDLNPTIDVWWGAKVNGTMMLTLAHLLQCNPEWKECTIRLLLIVRNEAGLEAARSNLNADLKSARIEGEAMPIYSTDAPFDVIAKESQHSRVTFLGFNLQTLTEGDNPLQDYETFMKALKGHIFFNKNWRELTLK; encoded by the coding sequence ATGAAACAGGAAATCCCTAAAGTCATTGCCAACGAACCGGTCAAGTTCGGGACGTTCTCAGGAGTATTTGTTCCGAACGTCCTTACGATACTTGGAGTCATCCTTTTTATGAGGTCGGGCTGGGTTGTCGGACAAGCAGGCGTTTACAACACCCTCATCATTCTGGTGTTGGCTAATAGTATAACGCTACTTACTTCGCTTTCACTTTCCGCAATCGCCACCAATACCAAAGTCGGCGGCGGAGGTGCCTATTTTTTGATATCCAGAAGCTTGGGACTAGAAGTGGGTGGGAGTATCGGGGTCCCACTTTTCCTGGCACAGGCCGTATCGGTTGCCTTCTACATTATTGGTTTTACCGAATCGATCACTCCGTTTTTTCCGGAGATTGATACGCGCCTGATTGCGATGACGATTCTGGCAATCATCTTTTTAATTGCATGGGCCAGCTCAGACCTGGCAGTGAAAGCACAGAATGTAATTCTCATAGTATTAGCGCTATCGCTACTTTCATTTTTCTTAGGATTTAAACCGGGTAATTTTCTATCGGAAAACTGGTCTGCTTCCTATGCCCCTGGATTTGAATTCTGGACCGTTTTTGCCATTTTCTTCCCTGCGGTTACTGGCGTCATGGCGGGTGCGAGTATGTCGGGCGACCTTAAAGATCCATCCAAAAGCATACCGATTGGAACCATTGGAGCGGTCGTGGTTACCTTCATCATCTATGCGGCCCAAATATTTTGGTTGGGTAAAAGTGCACCCCGTGCAGATCTGGTGGGAAACACCCTCATCATGAATGAGATCTCGGTTTTTGGACCGTTGATTTATGCGGGATTATGGGCTGCCACGATCAGCTCGGCCATTGCCAGTCTTCTCGGTGCTCCCCGCACCTTACAGGCTCTGGCAATGGATGGAGTTTTCCCTCGCATTCTTGCAAAAAAATCAGGCCCGAAAAATGAACCTCGCATAGCGCTGGTTGTTTCAGTTGCATTGGCAGCTGCTTGTATCTTGATCGGTGATCTAAACCTGATCGCGCCAATAATATCGATGTTCTTTTTGGCAACTTATGGGATGGTCAATCTCGTTGCAGGCATCGAACGATGGGTCGCCAATCCGAGTTTCCGACCTTCCTTCAAAGTGCCCTGGATTTTTTCAATGGTTGGTGGACTTGGCTGTTTGGTTGTTATGTTTCTTCTGAGTCCCTGGGCAACGATCGCAGCGATCATCTTGATGCTCGGGTTGTATATTTTTCTCACTACACGCCAATATCAAACCGCCTTCGGCGACACGTGGAGTGGTTTCTGGTTTTCGCTTGTTCGTTTCGGATTATTAAAATTCTACAAGTCACGCCAACATATGCGAAATTGGCGACCAGTTATCCTTGTTTTGTCCGGAAATCCCAGAGTGCGCACCAAGTTAGTGGAATTCGCTTCGCTCTTTGAATCCAAACGGGGATTCATGTTTCTCGCCCAGATTCTCACCGGTGACTGGACCAAATCCATTGCCCGAAGAAACTCTGCCAAGGAGTCGATTGAAAATTTTATTATGGATGAACAGCTATCGGCGGAAGCAATCGTGTTGTCAGTCGAGGATTTTGAACACGGGGTTTCTGCGATCATTCAAACCTGCGGGGTTGGTCCCCTTGTGCCCAATATAGTGATGGTGGGATGGAGCGAAGATACGATCAAACATGCCCTCTTCCGTCGCACGGTTCAACGAATCCTCGAGCTGCAAACAAGTTTGCTCCTGTTTGTGGAAGCCGAGAAAGAAGACAATGACCTCAACCCAACCATCGATGTATGGTGGGGAGCCAAAGTAAACGGAACGATGATGCTAACCCTGGCCCACTTGCTTCAATGCAATCCAGAATGGAAAGAGTGCACAATCCGCTTACTCCTGATTGTTCGGAACGAAGCGGGCTTGGAAGCGGCTCGCAGCAACCTCAATGCCGATCTAAAATCAGCTCGTATCGAAGGTGAAGCGATGCCCATTTACTCCACCGATGCTCCCTTTGATGTCATAGCGAAAGAATCCCAACATTCCCGCGTCACCTTCCTTGGATTCAACCTGCAAACTCTCACCGAGGGCGACAATCCTCTACAGGATTACGAAACCTTCATGAAGGCTCTTAAGGGACATATATTCTTCAACAAAAATTGGCGTGAACTGACCTTGAAATAG
- a CDS encoding sulfatase, with product MFRYSRYRLASLILSCGLVCGFSLTAEEPEKPNFLVILVDDMGWTGLSGYGSDLHKTPHMDGLADGAMKFTSAYASASICTPTRAAMMTGKYPARLNMTIWHEATRTPPQNRKLIPPIVEGNLPHSEVTIAEVLQDAGYKTGHIGKWHLGEASHYPETQGFDFTFGGSFWGAPGTFYFPYRGFWGSGENRHPRYVPGIDASEPREGEHLTDRLTDEALGFIERSSGDPFFLYLAYYTVHTPIEGKPEIASRYENKIQSGMNHQNAHYAAMHETLDDNVGRLLQKLEDENIADHTVIILTSDNGGFINKYQDEVVTSNTPLRSGKGSLYEGGIRVPLIIRWPGVTKKSSQSDQLVHTADFYPTLLELAGLDGNEVHNKTVDGISLAPLLKRPTTTLERDTLYWHYPHYYQTTSPVSSIRQGKWKLLEFFEDKHLELYNLETDLGETQNLALEHPQLADDLREKLHHWRTEMEAQMPVANPDFAN from the coding sequence ATGTTTAGATACTCCAGATACCGCCTTGCATCCCTGATATTAAGTTGCGGACTCGTCTGCGGTTTTTCTTTGACTGCCGAGGAGCCTGAGAAACCAAACTTCCTGGTTATCCTCGTAGACGACATGGGTTGGACGGGGCTCAGTGGTTATGGGTCCGATCTGCATAAGACTCCCCATATGGATGGACTTGCTGATGGGGCGATGAAGTTTACAAGTGCCTATGCAAGCGCGTCGATATGTACGCCGACCCGGGCAGCGATGATGACTGGAAAGTATCCGGCACGATTGAATATGACCATCTGGCATGAAGCAACCAGGACTCCGCCGCAAAATCGAAAACTTATTCCGCCCATCGTGGAAGGGAATTTACCGCATTCGGAAGTTACAATCGCCGAAGTGTTACAGGATGCTGGATACAAGACCGGGCACATCGGAAAGTGGCACCTGGGTGAGGCATCGCACTATCCGGAAACTCAAGGGTTTGATTTTACGTTCGGGGGCAGTTTTTGGGGAGCACCGGGTACCTTCTATTTTCCCTATCGTGGGTTTTGGGGATCGGGCGAAAATAGACATCCTCGTTACGTGCCTGGTATCGATGCCAGTGAACCGCGCGAAGGCGAACACCTGACGGACCGGCTGACAGACGAGGCCCTGGGCTTTATTGAACGTTCCTCTGGCGATCCCTTTTTTCTATACCTGGCCTACTACACTGTTCATACCCCAATCGAAGGGAAACCGGAAATCGCCAGCCGTTATGAAAATAAAATTCAATCGGGAATGAATCATCAAAATGCGCATTACGCGGCCATGCACGAAACCTTGGACGACAATGTTGGCCGACTCCTTCAAAAGTTGGAGGACGAGAATATTGCGGACCATACTGTGATTATTCTCACCTCCGACAACGGTGGGTTTATTAATAAATACCAGGACGAGGTTGTGACTTCAAACACCCCCCTTCGATCGGGCAAAGGCTCACTCTACGAAGGCGGCATTCGCGTCCCTCTGATTATCCGATGGCCTGGCGTTACTAAAAAAAGCAGCCAATCGGATCAACTGGTTCACACCGCCGATTTTTATCCGACCCTACTCGAGCTCGCGGGGTTGGATGGAAACGAAGTTCACAACAAAACCGTCGATGGCATTAGTCTGGCTCCCCTACTGAAGCGCCCGACAACCACTCTCGAGCGGGATACGCTTTACTGGCACTACCCGCACTATTACCAGACCACTTCTCCTGTCAGTTCCATTCGCCAAGGTAAGTGGAAGCTTTTGGAATTCTTCGAAGACAAGCACCTCGAATTATACAATCTCGAAACGGACCTCGGCGAGACTCAAAACCTGGCTCTTGAGCATCCACAGCTTGCCGACGACTTGAGAGAAAAACTTCACCATTGGCGCACAGAAATGGAAGCTCAAATGCCCGTGGCAAATCCGGACTTCGCCAATTGA
- a CDS encoding S8 family serine peptidase, with protein sequence MSQSKRIVVLFLLLVTGGILIFVSTRNDKTGEQRFVEGAAIQPSTSESSPIQIAQVQTVATPLAVHEIYRGKISDHHWKEVSIYYENGLPYPLRKEQILHQNADGETTVKSSVSYVANHILLGFTGDEVPDSIKELGDLKPIKSIAGHSSYILVLKDWSLDTVAGLVSRFAEEPFSSYLRYAEPDFVQEARLLPNDPLTMDGTQWSLWNTNNSEDINAAGGWDIRTTANDVVVAVIDTGVDSGHSDLIANLWNNPNEIPENGIDDDSNGVDDDVHGFNAITDSGDVEDDSGHGTHVSGIVGAVGNKEKPIR encoded by the coding sequence ATGAGCCAGTCAAAACGAATAGTTGTCCTCTTCTTGCTCCTCGTAACAGGAGGAATCTTAATTTTTGTTTCTACTAGGAACGACAAAACGGGCGAGCAAAGGTTTGTCGAAGGAGCAGCGATCCAACCCAGTACTTCGGAGTCCTCGCCGATTCAAATCGCCCAGGTTCAAACGGTTGCTACCCCTCTTGCGGTTCACGAAATCTACCGCGGGAAAATCAGCGATCACCATTGGAAGGAAGTAAGCATCTACTATGAAAACGGGTTGCCTTATCCGCTGAGAAAGGAACAAATCCTCCATCAAAACGCCGACGGGGAAACCACAGTTAAGAGTTCCGTCTCCTATGTCGCTAACCACATTCTACTCGGATTCACCGGCGACGAAGTGCCGGACAGTATCAAGGAATTGGGAGATCTGAAGCCCATAAAGTCCATTGCCGGTCACTCCAGCTACATATTGGTTCTCAAAGACTGGAGCCTCGATACCGTTGCCGGATTGGTCAGTCGATTTGCTGAGGAGCCGTTTTCCTCTTACTTGCGCTACGCGGAGCCGGATTTCGTTCAGGAAGCGCGGCTTTTGCCTAATGATCCTTTAACCATGGATGGTACTCAGTGGAGTCTTTGGAACACCAACAATTCGGAAGACATAAATGCCGCTGGAGGTTGGGATATTCGTACCACGGCTAACGACGTGGTGGTTGCGGTTATCGATACTGGAGTCGACAGCGGGCATTCCGACTTGATCGCAAATTTATGGAATAATCCTAATGAAATTCCTGAAAATGGAATCGACGATGATTCCAACGGTGTTGATGATGATGTACACGGTTTCAATGCCATCACAGATTCGGGTGACGTTGAGGATGATAGCGGCCATGGTACCCATGTTTCCGGGATTGTCGGTGCGGTGGGTAACAAAGAAAAGCCGATAAGGTAG
- a CDS encoding MBL fold metallo-hydrolase, whose product MCFTILGSSSSGNCSLLTTNHCKILIDAGYSGKQLCNLLDSVGESIDNIDGIFLTHEHSDHSAGIRGLSRFEHLEFYANRETAKAVQSKLKKRPTWKLFETGSTFQFRDLEITSFSVPHDAYDPVGFVFKNGNGDLFTPHRSLAWATDLGYVSELVRERIRHVDVLVLEANYDTDMLNEDTKRPWSVKQRITGRHGHLSNYAAKELLDTMEEPWWKKVYLAHLSKDCNSVEKVTQTVTNGKNHQRNYDITVVPPGETLPPFDI is encoded by the coding sequence ATGTGTTTCACCATATTGGGAAGTAGCAGTTCAGGGAATTGTAGTCTCCTGACGACCAACCACTGTAAAATCCTGATTGATGCCGGTTACTCCGGCAAGCAGTTGTGCAACTTGCTGGATTCTGTGGGGGAGTCGATCGACAACATCGATGGGATATTTCTCACCCATGAACATTCGGATCACTCGGCCGGCATCCGTGGATTGAGCAGGTTTGAGCACCTCGAATTCTACGCAAACCGGGAGACAGCGAAAGCGGTGCAATCCAAGCTGAAGAAACGCCCAACCTGGAAGCTGTTTGAGACCGGAAGCACCTTTCAATTTCGCGATCTGGAGATTACCAGTTTTTCTGTTCCGCACGATGCTTATGATCCGGTGGGGTTTGTCTTTAAAAATGGCAATGGAGATCTCTTCACACCGCACCGTAGCCTGGCTTGGGCAACCGACCTGGGTTATGTTTCGGAGCTGGTTCGTGAACGGATCAGGCATGTAGACGTACTGGTGCTCGAAGCCAATTACGATACCGACATGCTAAATGAAGACACCAAACGCCCGTGGTCCGTGAAACAGCGCATTACCGGTCGCCATGGTCACTTGTCGAATTACGCGGCAAAGGAACTTCTTGATACGATGGAAGAACCTTGGTGGAAAAAAGTATACCTGGCTCACCTGAGCAAAGACTGTAACTCGGTGGAAAAAGTCACTCAAACCGTGACCAACGGGAAAAATCATCAACGAAACTATGACATTACGGTGGTACCACCGGGGGAAACATTGCCACCGTTTGATATTTAA
- the pyk gene encoding pyruvate kinase, which yields MKRTYNQNRYRHTKIIFTIGPATESEEMLTKLINEGVDICRINMAHADHDWTRATIEKIRKVSKKVGREISIMMDVKGPEIRTCALGKPIFLEQDQRVDLSIDANKFSQDSDGTPVLGVNYPSLIQDISVGNEVQVDNGLLKFEVIGKTESRIQCKVVIGGELGSRRHINLPGVKINLPAITEKDRGDIQVGHEAGVDQYALSFVREATDIDILREFMVSIGATGKVVAKIEDQSALSNLNEIIQAADCLMVARGDLGIECPYEELPIIQRRAVKQCLLRGKGVIVATHMLESMIENPVPTRAEVTDVANAVYEQADCIMLSGETTIGKYPLECVQAFKRISLRIERSGGAGFAEGRILKGARDMMLRSAKMLAEELHETPIVVFTKTGRFGEILSSLRCKAPVYAFTDRLEILRHLVTLWGIEPFLMDFCEDPEQTIKDAFQVLQERKWVKKGQQLVVITNVLAHDQLVDTVQLRYVD from the coding sequence TTGAAAAGAACTTATAACCAGAATCGGTATCGCCATACTAAAATAATCTTCACCATCGGGCCAGCGACTGAAAGTGAAGAAATGCTTACTAAGCTGATCAATGAAGGCGTCGATATTTGCCGGATCAACATGGCTCATGCGGATCATGATTGGACAAGAGCCACTATTGAAAAAATAAGAAAGGTGTCCAAAAAGGTGGGACGAGAAATCTCGATCATGATGGATGTTAAAGGTCCGGAAATTCGGACCTGCGCGTTGGGGAAACCCATTTTTCTAGAGCAGGATCAACGGGTCGACCTATCGATCGACGCCAATAAATTTTCTCAAGATTCAGATGGAACTCCGGTACTGGGAGTCAATTACCCGTCCCTGATCCAGGATATTTCGGTAGGGAATGAGGTCCAGGTAGATAATGGCCTCTTGAAATTCGAAGTCATCGGTAAAACCGAATCACGCATTCAATGTAAAGTGGTGATTGGTGGCGAACTGGGAAGCCGCAGGCACATCAATCTCCCGGGAGTTAAGATCAATCTCCCGGCGATTACCGAGAAAGACCGTGGCGACATTCAGGTCGGCCACGAAGCAGGGGTCGACCAATATGCTTTGTCCTTTGTGCGAGAGGCGACCGACATCGATATTCTACGCGAATTCATGGTCAGTATTGGGGCGACAGGAAAGGTTGTGGCAAAAATCGAAGATCAATCAGCCTTAAGCAATCTCAACGAAATCATCCAGGCTGCCGATTGCCTGATGGTCGCTCGTGGCGATCTGGGAATCGAATGTCCATACGAGGAACTTCCCATTATCCAACGACGTGCCGTTAAACAATGCCTGCTTAGGGGAAAGGGTGTGATCGTCGCGACGCACATGCTCGAATCGATGATTGAAAATCCCGTTCCCACACGCGCCGAAGTGACCGATGTTGCCAATGCCGTCTATGAACAGGCCGACTGCATCATGCTCTCAGGGGAAACGACTATCGGAAAATATCCGTTGGAATGCGTGCAGGCGTTTAAACGCATCTCTCTAAGAATCGAGCGATCCGGAGGGGCCGGGTTTGCCGAAGGGCGCATCCTGAAGGGCGCAAGGGATATGATGCTTCGTTCCGCAAAAATGCTCGCGGAGGAATTGCATGAAACGCCCATCGTGGTGTTCACAAAAACGGGTCGGTTCGGCGAGATACTTTCTTCGCTCCGATGCAAAGCTCCCGTTTACGCATTCACCGACCGACTCGAGATTCTTCGCCATTTGGTTACTTTGTGGGGCATTGAACCGTTCCTCATGGATTTTTGCGAAGATCCTGAACAAACAATTAAGGATGCCTTTCAGGTCCTACAGGAACGAAAGTGGGTCAAAAAAGGACAGCAGCTCGTAGTCATCACCAACGTGCTGGCACACGATCAATTAGTGGACACGGTGCAATTGCGTTACGTCGATTAA
- a CDS encoding VacJ family lipoprotein encodes MKCFHPLAKLSIWSFSILLLMNAHVSAQDDFLSEDDLFNDKEFETEETISDPIEGLNRVFFGFNDFVYKNLLGPLAKGYRAITPDPVERGFSNFFDNINYPVRLTGNLLQLKVEESFQETGKFFVNTTLGLGGFYKASDDFEYLDPPVEDIGQAFGAWGFGEGFYIVIPFLGPSNARDFVGRFADRLPDLVDTPWTVLDDSTDRFIVGGVDFVTDSPALMFRYESLTKASIDPYEAMKDGFTKYRMQLISE; translated from the coding sequence ATGAAATGCTTTCACCCTCTAGCTAAACTCTCTATTTGGAGCTTCTCGATCCTGCTCCTGATGAATGCTCATGTGTCGGCTCAAGATGATTTTCTGAGTGAAGACGATTTGTTTAACGACAAAGAATTTGAAACAGAGGAAACAATTTCAGATCCCATTGAAGGCCTGAACCGGGTCTTTTTTGGCTTCAATGATTTTGTCTACAAGAACCTGCTTGGACCTTTGGCTAAGGGATACCGCGCGATCACTCCCGATCCTGTCGAGCGGGGTTTCAGCAATTTTTTTGATAACATAAATTACCCTGTTCGGTTAACGGGAAATCTACTACAGTTGAAGGTCGAAGAGTCCTTTCAGGAGACCGGCAAGTTTTTTGTGAACACAACACTGGGTCTTGGTGGGTTTTATAAGGCATCCGATGATTTCGAGTATTTGGATCCTCCTGTGGAAGATATTGGGCAAGCGTTTGGTGCCTGGGGGTTCGGCGAAGGATTTTATATCGTCATTCCGTTTTTAGGACCTTCAAATGCCCGTGATTTTGTGGGTCGATTTGCTGATCGTTTGCCTGATCTTGTAGATACTCCCTGGACAGTCCTGGACGATTCTACCGATAGATTTATTGTGGGTGGCGTCGATTTTGTAACCGACTCCCCAGCTCTTATGTTTAGGTATGAGTCGCTTACCAAAGCTTCGATTGACCCTTACGAAGCTATGAAAGACGGTTTCACCAAGTACCGCATGCAGCTGATAAGTGAGTAA
- a CDS encoding ABC transporter substrate-binding protein, whose protein sequence is MRSSLLPKALSFFACLMISSGIVSAEEKPEVALKNTVEGVIDVLFQADSTVSIETKREQVLAVLNRSFSFEVIVRRTLGRNWDKLKPEQQKQIVSLATDLMIRSYTREFKEGIRPIVEYKSPLELAKNKIEISSTLVLSDNKINLSYRLARLESGWQVYDIIVEGVSLVSNYRKQFDAHFQKKNGDDLIDQLEAKLAEL, encoded by the coding sequence ATGCGATCCAGTCTCTTACCTAAAGCCCTTTCCTTTTTCGCCTGCCTGATGATTTCCAGCGGCATTGTTTCAGCCGAAGAAAAGCCCGAAGTGGCTCTCAAAAATACCGTCGAGGGCGTGATTGATGTACTTTTCCAAGCCGATTCAACCGTGAGTATTGAGACAAAACGGGAGCAGGTACTCGCAGTATTGAACCGAAGTTTTTCCTTCGAAGTGATCGTTCGCCGCACACTGGGTCGCAATTGGGATAAACTGAAGCCAGAGCAACAAAAGCAGATTGTCTCTCTGGCGACTGACCTGATGATCCGATCTTATACGCGCGAATTTAAGGAAGGGATCAGGCCAATCGTCGAATACAAAAGCCCATTAGAACTGGCTAAGAACAAGATTGAGATTTCCTCCACACTGGTCCTTTCAGATAATAAAATAAACCTCTCTTATCGCTTGGCGCGCCTGGAATCCGGTTGGCAGGTATATGACATCATTGTTGAAGGTGTCAGTCTGGTTAGCAATTACCGCAAACAGTTCGATGCTCATTTTCAGAAGAAAAACGGAGACGACCTGATTGATCAACTCGAAGCAAAACTGGCTGAATTATGA
- the mlaD gene encoding outer membrane lipid asymmetry maintenance protein MlaD, with translation MNSKKLELTVGAFVLLGLVAILYLALQVGSNRWSGDHYSLYARFLDAGGLNEGSSIRIAGVKVGTVGSITLNKEQMVAMVELKLPVDLMLEDDTIASIKTTGLIGDKFLSLYPGASGITLEPDEIIVDTESAVDIESLISRFAFGSIEDESTDK, from the coding sequence ATGAACTCCAAAAAACTTGAACTTACTGTGGGAGCATTTGTTTTGCTCGGACTGGTCGCCATTCTTTACCTTGCTCTTCAGGTGGGCAGCAATCGGTGGTCGGGAGATCATTACAGCCTTTACGCGCGTTTTCTGGATGCCGGCGGACTCAATGAAGGTAGCTCAATACGGATAGCGGGCGTCAAGGTCGGCACGGTTGGAAGTATCACTCTTAACAAGGAGCAAATGGTGGCCATGGTTGAACTGAAGTTACCGGTTGATTTGATGTTGGAGGATGACACCATTGCTTCGATAAAAACTACCGGACTGATCGGCGATAAATTTTTAAGCCTTTACCCTGGTGCCTCGGGAATAACTTTGGAACCTGATGAAATAATTGTGGACACAGAATCGGCCGTCGATATCGAGAGTTTGATCAGCAGGTTTGCGTTCGGGAGTATCGAAGATGAATCGACAGACAAATGA
- a CDS encoding ATP-binding cassette domain-containing protein, which produces MSASTLLIRGLSKRFGEQVVLDAIDLDIPLGKHITVIGRSGIGKSVFLKCIAGLLAPDSGTLLLDTGSPVPHCSYLFQQNALFDSLTVFDNVALPVREKEAVSRADLKIRVSEMLEKLDLVDAAHKYPGEISGGMQKRVALARALITQPEIILFDEPTTGLDPERKYSVFEMIRQYRLQFGFTVIMVSHDVPEVFEISDQVAWLEGGKIAFWGAPDALLENPPEGLANFIRPQLA; this is translated from the coding sequence ATGAGTGCATCCACATTATTAATACGGGGACTCTCAAAACGATTTGGAGAACAGGTGGTCCTGGATGCGATTGATTTGGATATCCCTCTGGGCAAACACATAACGGTGATCGGCAGGAGCGGCATTGGTAAGTCTGTATTCCTCAAATGTATCGCCGGTCTATTGGCACCCGACTCGGGAACTTTACTGTTGGATACGGGGAGTCCCGTTCCTCACTGCAGTTACCTGTTTCAACAAAATGCCTTGTTCGATTCCTTGACGGTGTTCGACAATGTGGCTTTGCCCGTTCGGGAGAAAGAAGCCGTCTCAAGGGCGGATTTGAAGATACGTGTCTCTGAAATGTTGGAGAAGCTCGACCTTGTAGATGCCGCCCACAAGTACCCTGGAGAAATTTCCGGTGGGATGCAAAAGCGTGTGGCGTTGGCGAGAGCGCTGATTACTCAACCAGAAATCATCCTGTTCGACGAGCCGACCACCGGCTTGGACCCTGAGCGTAAGTACAGTGTTTTTGAAATGATTCGCCAGTACCGCCTTCAATTTGGATTTACGGTTATCATGGTCAGCCACGATGTCCCTGAAGTGTTCGAAATTTCGGATCAAGTCGCCTGGCTTGAAGGAGGTAAAATCGCTTTTTGGGGTGCACCCGACGCTTTACTTGAGAATCCACCCGAAGGTCTTGCCAACTTTATCCGACCACAACTCGCCTAA
- a CDS encoding ABC transporter permease: protein MIRKLGSIGIGAVAELGQLTLFTAHSLVSFVGQRHRSEKLIRAVYEIGVRCVPIVLIVGLFTGLVLGLQLYYVLSKFSSETLLGQAVALTVILEIGPVFTAIMIVGQAGSALSAELGIQRNAEQIDALGTMRIQSLGFLVSPRLWAAIICFPILTACFDWVAILGGHLTGVELLGVDAGSYWNRLYDEVTFTHVRDGYIKALAFGFLTTAVCSFNGYFTHQLSDVPGARGVSQTTTRAVVYSSIVILASDYIITSFLLQT from the coding sequence ATGATTAGGAAACTTGGAAGCATAGGAATTGGAGCAGTGGCTGAGCTGGGTCAGCTGACTTTGTTTACTGCGCATTCCCTGGTTTCGTTTGTTGGACAGAGGCATAGATCTGAGAAACTGATCCGTGCGGTCTACGAAATCGGTGTGCGTTGTGTTCCGATTGTGTTGATTGTCGGGTTGTTCACCGGACTAGTCCTTGGCCTCCAATTGTATTACGTGCTATCCAAGTTCAGCTCGGAGACATTACTTGGGCAGGCCGTGGCATTGACGGTAATCCTGGAAATCGGACCTGTCTTTACCGCTATCATGATCGTGGGCCAAGCCGGATCAGCACTTTCTGCAGAACTGGGTATTCAACGCAATGCTGAACAGATTGATGCGCTTGGAACCATGCGGATTCAATCGCTAGGCTTCCTGGTATCTCCTCGCTTATGGGCAGCCATCATCTGTTTCCCTATTCTTACGGCGTGTTTCGATTGGGTGGCCATCCTTGGCGGTCATCTTACAGGTGTTGAACTTCTCGGAGTGGACGCCGGGTCCTATTGGAATCGCCTGTACGACGAAGTGACCTTCACTCATGTGCGCGATGGATACATCAAGGCGTTGGCTTTTGGGTTTCTCACGACAGCCGTTTGCTCTTTCAACGGCTACTTTACGCATCAACTATCCGATGTGCCGGGGGCTCGTGGCGTATCGCAAACCACAACCCGTGCAGTCGTCTACTCAAGCATCGTTATTCTTGCATCCGATTACATCATCACTTCCTTCCTGCTTCAGACATGA
- a CDS encoding TIGR04282 family arsenosugar biosynthesis glycosyltransferase — MNVAALFLKAPVLGTVKTRLAKSLGDEAALVAYRQLVEFLLKKIGESFAHIHFTPGDPETLKAWLGNGYSYTPQEGAGLGERLLHAMELEFIVGAEKLIFLGGDCPYVDQARIDEAFQQLDHYDVVIGPATDGGYYLIGMKRIMPELFTDVAWGTHSVFERTLKICQKFGYTVALLPEESDVDDLEAWEKAKAFMEVK; from the coding sequence ATGAATGTCGCAGCCCTGTTTCTTAAAGCCCCGGTACTGGGAACTGTAAAAACCCGTTTAGCTAAGTCATTAGGTGACGAAGCCGCGTTAGTGGCTTACCGGCAATTAGTTGAGTTTTTATTAAAGAAGATAGGAGAATCGTTTGCGCACATCCACTTCACACCGGGTGATCCGGAGACTCTAAAAGCTTGGCTGGGAAATGGCTATTCCTACACCCCACAGGAAGGTGCTGGCTTGGGTGAGCGTTTGCTGCATGCCATGGAACTGGAGTTTATCGTAGGAGCTGAGAAGTTAATTTTCCTAGGTGGCGATTGTCCTTATGTGGACCAGGCTCGAATCGATGAAGCATTTCAGCAGCTCGATCATTACGACGTGGTGATTGGGCCAGCTACGGACGGCGGGTATTATCTCATCGGAATGAAACGGATAATGCCTGAACTGTTCACGGATGTTGCCTGGGGGACACATTCGGTTTTTGAAAGGACCTTGAAAATCTGTCAGAAGTTTGGGTATACCGTTGCTTTGCTCCCTGAGGAATCGGACGTGGATGACCTCGAAGCTTGGGAAAAAGCAAAAGCGTTTATGGAAGTAAAGTAG